TTAAAACTTTCCAGaagcctcatttttaaaaagcgatAAGAGACGTGAACGTAATGTTCACAGTAGTTTTTATTTGACCGGATATATCCAAGATGTTACCACGGGCCGGTCATCAACATCGAATCTATGAACGAGGGGTTTTACATGACAGTAATTTTTAGATACTAAGCCTTGGAGATCTGGTGTATGGTTGGCCCTCAGAGCACATCCCGGGCCGGACCAGCCCCGTTTCAAGTGCTCATAAGTCCTACGTGGCCGGTGGCTGCAGGACCGGCCAGCACACGGCTCTTTCTAGCAGGTCAGGAGAGCGTCAGCTCTGGGAATGAGATTCGAATCGCCAGGGGAGGGTTTTTGTGTCTGTTTGTGGATCCAGGATCCAACCGTCAACTGAACACACAGCCAGCGAGAACCTTCTCCCCACGACGCTCCAGTCTGTAAAAATTACGGGCCTGCACTAGCACGTTTTGTCAAATGGGTGAGGTTCCCTGGTGGTGTGGTTTAACAGGaatcttgttggttttttttttttcctgagtggtGCATAAAAGACAGAAGAGCCCTTAGGACAAATGCGGTGATACTCGCATCACCCAGGAGTCCGGGACTCCCCGCAAACGCTCAAGGCACAAAGGAAACGCTCCATACGTTTGGGCAGCTCCTGACGAGGATTATTCAGTGCGGTGAACGCAGCGGCTTTCTAGCGGCAGGGTTCGTCCGAGACTGGTTACAATGCAGATTCCTAGGCTCCTGAGGGGCATGGGGGGGGGCGGCAGACAAGACCCCCAGCCATTTGCATGTCAGTGGCCCCACGCTTGAGAAACGTGGCACTGAGGGCTGTGTTAGGTCATGCTCGCTGCAAACTAGGCAGCTGAGCCCCCGCCGTGCGTGTCCTGGGTTGTGCCTAAGATGGAAAACTGGAAACTtcggaggaggtggggtgggggcagggctcacCTTGGCCGCCAGGAGGTGCCACGACTCGTCGCCCACCCGCACCATGCGGTAGTAGAGGGCGTCCCCGCTCTCCACGTAGGGCGAGCTGTCCAGGAGGCGGAAGCTGTGGCCGGGGTGGCAGGGGCCCGGGTGGCCCCCCAGGAGCCGGGCCTCGAGCCGGGAGTGCACGGTGCGGAGACCCTCCAGCTGCCGGGCCTCCAGGACGGCGCGCGTGTCCTCAAGGCAATTCAGGTCGTGCCAGGAGAGGCCCAGTGAGGTGTCGAGGGAGCTGAAGGGCGGCTCTGCAAGGGGACAGGCTGGCCGAGCTTGGCCGTCATCCGCCTGGCGCTCGTCCACACTGTGGGACCCCAGAAAGGGCCTCCGGGGCTGCCTTTCCGGAGCAGGGCTGCGGCTGGGGGCCCTGTGGCTGGGCAGAGACTGGGTCCTGGACAGGGTCTtcttgggcaggggtgggggcaggggctgcggGTCAGCCGAGGGGGGCCCAGATTTCCGGGGGGGCCGGCAGGCCTTGGAGGGCAGCAGGTGGGCGCGGACCTcacctggggggagggagggggagcagggagggggtgaggcCTCGCAGAGTCTGGGGCCTCGGGAACCTGACTCCACCCCTCAGCCTCGACTGCCTCAACAACATCCAGCTGCCCGGTGCCCCGTGGGGGTACGAACACCACCCCCcatttacaaaggaggaaaccgaggcccagaggagTGACAGACCAGTGGTCGAGAAGTGTCCAGCCCACGGCAGGTGGTCCCCTTTGCTGCATGGCTCTGGCCAGATgacccccccgtccccccccaccccgtgaatTCCAGCTTCCTCATTTTTACAAGCTGATGATCCCAGCCTTTTCTTAACAAAGTTTTAtgaaagatgtggaaacaaccacTCTAAGTGAGCTCAGCCGCCATCGGGCAGGGGGCTCCCTCGAGGGTGACGAGAGACTCAGCCCTTCAGCTCAGCCACCCGCCCCTGCCAGCCCGTGTCCCCCAGCcagggccccagggtggctcacCGAGGTTGCCGTAGGTAGGCTGAGTCGGCCAGGTGGGGGCGTCAGGTGCGGGGGTCTCTGTGAGCGTCGGGGGGCTGCTCATGCTGAAGGTCAGAGTTGGGGGCGTGCGTGGGCGGGAGGAGGACTCCAGGGGGCGTGCGCGGGCGGGCACATGCGGGAGCCAGGAGGGCTCCATGGCGTTGGTGGGGGTGCAGGGACCCAGGCAAGAGGGGCGGTCTTGGTCTTCTTGCCTGGCCTTGACCCGCTGTGTGGCTCTCTCTGGGAGGGTTTGTTGCCCTCTCTGGACTCCTGTCCTCATGGGGCAGGCAGGAATGTCACCCATCAACTTTTCAGGGCAGGGGGAAGGACCCTGTGCCTCTGTGACATGGACAGAATAGAATGTCCAGCTTCGAATGCGGGccattggtgggggggggtgggacagtAGCCAGGGACCCGCTCGGGCTTCCGTCCCAGAGCTCAGCTCCTCTAGCCCCCTCGAGCCAGGCAGTGGGCagtggctccccccccccccagattccTGGTCACCCCAACCTCTGCAAGGTACAgcatctgccccctccctgccgaGCACCCCTCCAGGAGCCCCTACCTGCAGAACTGGAGTgaccaggggcagggggtgggcctTGGGGACAGACTCCGGGCAGCTGCCACCCCGGCCTGCCAGGACAGTGTGCCTGCGGCCGCTGTGGTCCGGAAGTGCCGTGCAACTGTCAGACCGCAGGCCGGTGTGGGGGCCTCTGTGCCACTTCCCCAGCCTGGCTCCCCGCCCGCCCTCCCAGGACACCTCCCTCAAAGGTggggagggcattccaggcagagggcgcCGCCTGGGCCAGGAAGGGGGGCCCCAGGGCTGCGAGCAGCGGGGGGTGACATGGGCAAGGTCCAAGGGGTCACCCCAGGGGGCCGGCGGCCAGACAAGTTAGGCTCCCCGCCTTCGGGAGGGCAGAGAGCCCCGGCAGCGCTGGGGCAGCGGGAAACACCACCGCCACCGGGgtggctctgtcctctctctctgctttcaccGTCCCTCGTGCAGGGCGTCTGAGAAGCCCCCAGCGCACCAGCCCCCCACCCGTCCCAGCTCCACGGAACCCGGCTCTGCTCTGACCCGCTGTGTGACGTTGGGCAAATCGCCACCCCTCTCTGTTCCGGGGAATAAAGGAGAGCAGTTCCCTCGTGCTGCCTCACGACAGTCACACCAGCTGGACTCTTCTTTCAAAcacgaaggggcgcctgggtggcccaggaggtgaagcgtccgacttcggctcaggtcgtgatctcgcggttcgtgggttcgagccccgcgtcgggctctgtgcggaccgctcggagcctggcgcctgcttccgattccgggtctccccctctctctgcccctcccccactcgtgctctgtctctctctgcctcaaatgtaagcaaatatttttaaaaacttttgaaaaccGGAATCATCTCACTCCCCACCGGAAGCAGATGAAGCCGCTCCGTGAACCCCTTCCTCGCGGGTCCCCTGCCACACCCAGCAGCGATTTGGGTGGGCTTCGGAACCGGTGGCGGGAGGCGGGGTGCGGGCTCCAGGAACCTCGGGGCCGGATCCCACAAATGCTGGGCTGTCCCAGCTGGGGCCAGCGGGGCTGAGCAGGCGGCCTCCTCACTGCCCAAACCCCGATCACGGGTTCTCGTCCTTCCCTTCACGAGACCCTGGGGGCCAGCGGCCAGGTCACGGCTCTGAGCCACGAcgacaggggggaggggggccgtgCCACACTCTCCCCTCGGGCGCAGAATGTAAGGCGAGGCCAAAACAACCCCGCGCAGCGATCCGGAGAAATAACATTTTACCGTCGTATTTACGAAGCCTCGTTGGCTCTGGCCACGGGCTGGCGGTCTGTTTTCGTGAATGAAGTTTTATTAAGAACCGGGGCCGGGCGGGGTCAGGCCAGGGCAGATCCCGTTTTTATCTAAAAGATGACTGTTTCGGTCACTGTGCATACGGGACATGAACTAATTTTGTTTATGGAATGTTGGTCCTGATGACTGTTCTGGGCGCCCCTTAGATGCGGTGCCCGAGGTGAGCGGTTCACCCACCCCGCCCTGGTCCCAGCCCTGCTGTGACAGCCATGTGGCCAGGCCGGGGgtggcgtgggggaggggcgagcAGATGGCCAGCCTGGGACAGGGGTGAGATCTCCAGGGGCGTCTCCACCAGGACGGGGCACGGTGACAAGCAGGTGACGCATGGGGATCCCCTGCCTGCCTCAAGCCGGCCTGTGCTcgcagtgcccccccccccgaccctccGCGGGAGGGGGGAGCACAGGGCCTACTGCCGGCACCCCCCTGAGCCCCACTGGGCAGGCCTCCCCCGAGGCTCGGGAACGGGGACCGCGTGCCTCGGCTCACCACGAAAACTGGCCATCCGCCTGTGAGTCGTCCCGTgcccgcccccgccggccgctCGGCCTCCGTGTCGGGCCCTCTGGGGACTGTCCTCTTCTGTCTGACAAGCAGTCACCGAGTCCCGCGGGAGCCGAAGCCAGGCTCTGCGCGTCTGGCGTGGCCCGGCGTGGCCGTGGGATGCTAAGTGCTCACGATTTCACATGACGCTGGCCTTCCCGAGAAAAACGCTCTGGTTTTTGCGGCGGGCAGGGTCACGGCCCCCAGGATGTCCAGGTCCAGATGTCCGGAGCCCCTGAACCTGCTATGTGTCGtggcggggaaactgaggctgcagGTGTGTCTGAGGCTCTGCTTGTTAGGCGAGGCGGTCATGACCCTGGGTTCCTGGGGGCCCAGCGTCCACACAGGTCCTcacaagagggaggcagagagacggggCGGACCCCGTGCTGCTGGCtgtgagggtggaggaggggccgaCGGCCAAGGATGCGGTGCCTCCAGAAGCCGGAAAAGGGGGGAGACGGGGCCCCGGGGGAAGCCGGCCCTGCTGACTCATTTTACAGGTTTGAGCTCCAGGACTAATGAATCtcagttgttttaagccactgagtttcgTTACGAGGGGTCACAGCTCCGGGACTCCCCCGAGAGGGTGCTGGCCGGAGGAAACTGCCCTCCTTCCTAGCTCCATCTGGGAGGGGAAATCGAGACAGGGATGTTCAGCGTCCCTGCCCCGGGCCCACGTGTGCTACCTGGACCTGTGTCCTGTGTTTTGGGGGACCCCACGGACACCCTCTGAGGGGCCCCCCCTCGGTTTCCAGCCACCAACAGGCCGGGTCCTCTTTAGCCGGGCCTAGGCTGCCCCAGGAAGGAGGACCCCTCAGCCACGCCCCTGGAATAAGACGGGATTCAGGAAATCCTGGGTCTTGAACCCGGTTCAAGGGGaagggaggctctgagggagggtCCCATGGCCCAGCACCCTCGCCTCCCGGCTCCTTTTCAATCAGgcacggggcggggcggggggggggggcgcatccCACAGCCCTGACATGTCCCCAGCTTCAAATGGGGAACTGAGACCCGGAGTGACACCGAGTGGCATTTGAGAACTGCCCCTGGCCACCTCGCCCAGGTCAGAGTCTGCTGACCACTCTGACTCGGCCTACCTCTTTCCAGAAAGAGCGCAGGCTCTCGGGAGCTGAGTTTCCAGCTCAGACGGGCTCTGGGCCCGAGTTTCCCTCACTCTGCAGTGCGGATAAAGCTGCCTGCTCTCGGacgcgcctggctggctccgtcggaaGGGCccgtggctcttgatttcggggtcgtgggttcgagccccaccttgaacataacataattaaataagtctttaaaaaaaaaaaaagcaggcaggGAAACTGATGGGACCCCTTAGGAGAggacagacaccccccccccccccgccccggcctggTGGAAGCTGCCAGCTGTGAGGGCACAGCAGGAGTGCCCCACCTCCCCTTAGCTGGGGGCTCTGGGCAGATGCCCTCCATCCTCTGGCCCTCCCTGTGCCTCTCTGTAAAGTGAGGTCATGACAGGACCCGGCTCCCAGGATGTCACCTGCATGGCAGGAGCTGGGGAACAGCACGCGGGACAGATCGGGCACTCCCGAAGTGCTACTGTAACGTCATCTCAGCAGGCCGCTGTCACTCCACAAACACCTGTTCCCCCTGGGGACCCCAGAAGCCACTGCTTCCTGCCCTCACTCCTCCcatgagaattaaaaacaaacaaacaaaaacaaaagaaactgagTCTGCTATTAAATCAGCTTCATTTTATTAGATTCCAACCAAATACAGCAGGAGGGGGCTGCGGGGCTAGGGGGctggggggtgctggggggctgggggtctTGGTTCCTGTTaggatggggggctgggggggggtctCGGTTCATGTTGGGATGGGGGTtgggcagagggggtgggagaTCCCACTTTGCTGACTTTCCGTCAAGTCCTAACGCTGCTGTGAGAACACACCCCTCCCATCTTTGACGATGGTAAAGGCACTTGGATGTCATTTTGAGGGGCCCTTGGGGTTGTTATGGCAACCAAGGTTAGGAGGATGTGAAGGGGGAAAACTAGTCAGTTCTGCCCAACTCGGGTGGGGCTTGGGGTCGCAGGGCACCCCCTTTGGCCGTCACCATGTCCGCCACGAGTGAGGTTGAGGCGGGGTCAGCGGCCCGTCACCCGGCCCCGCTGGCCCGTTTGCGGCCGTGGGAGAAGGACCAGGGCGTCCCGACGCTTGCAGCCACACATCCCGGGGAGAACGGCCCGTACCCCCCTCCGAGTTCCGTGTGAATCCTTTGCCCCAGACCCCCAGTGTTCACCCAGCTTTGTCTCTGGCTCCTCTCGGAAAGATCTTGAAGGATCCAGGATCCCAGTCAACCGCGAAGCCCATCCATGGGCCTGGCCTCTGTATATGCGGCGGTGGATCTGACCtcagacccattttacagatgaggacactgtaGTCCTCAGTGGTTCTCAGTCACCAGATAAAATTACCCACGTGGGCAGGAAGAGGGCTGGTTTCGAGCCTTCCTGTAAGGTCCTTAAGAATACTGTCCCGACCTCCTGGCGGGCGGCCAAGCTCCTGACTAGTCGAGGGGTCCCGCAACATTTCCCGCGCCCCTTCCCCCGATGATGGCCTGTCATCTGGCCCAGGTGGAGGGCGGGGGCGATAATcagcctgggagaggcagggtCACGGATGGACCCAGTGTGGTGTCTGAATATTTCTGCAAAACCTCAGTTCCTGTTGCTTACCCCCAGTGATGGGGAACTCGCTATCTGAAGAGTAAAGGggcagtgaccttgggcaagctctTCCTCAGCCTGAGCTATAGTCTGCCCTCGGCTCCCTTGATCTTAGCGCGAGCTCTGCCCCAAAGGGGCAGACACCGAGGGACCTCTGCTCCCAACAGCCGGGTCCAGACCCTCCCTGCAGCCTGCACCCTGTCCTGGCCTCGTTCTCCATGGCTGCCCCTGTAACGCACCTAACGGGGACCCCGAGAACCTCCCACACTCTCTGGCCTCGCTCCCCACACGCGCGGTGGGTCACAGGGCTGGGCACGGGAGGGCCACCCTCGGGGCTCATCTGAGGCTGGCTCAGGGGTAGTGTGGACTCAGGGAGGAGGGTCACTCCAGAGGCCATGCTCCCGAGCCAGGGGCCAGGGCAGCTGTGCCTCCCGTGTGGCATGGACACAGGAAGCAGGTGGCAGCCGTTAGGGGTGCCGGAGGGCGCTAGGGAAATGGCTTCTAGTGGGCAGCCCGCCCTGCTGGGCCAGGGGTCCTGGTGGGAGGGAGTCTGGGGGCGGagacgggggcggggagggggggctagCATGCCGCGTGCTGGGCCCCTGGGGGAGCATTTACATGCTCAGCCAGACTTTCCTCCAGCCCCGAGATGCCCGGTGGGTCAGGAGCTGGGTGTGAGCTGAGCGTGTCCTGGCTGGGAGCCGACTGTGTTCCCAGCGTAGGCCGGGCACGTCCCAAGTGTGAGCTGTGTGTCTCGGGTGGGCCGTGTGTCAGCTGCGAGTGTCCTGAGTGCGAGTGGGGTGTGTCCCAGGTGTGAGCGGTGGTCTCCGAGAGCTGTGCAGGCCCGCCGGGAGCTCAGCGGCCGGGCGCGCCTGTTCGGGGTCAGCCGGGTAGGAGGTGTGAGCGCTCGGTCTCGCGTGGGTTGTGTCCTTGGTGTGAACGCGTGCGTGCCGCTGGATGTGAGGTGCGGTGTGGGGCATCCGGGTGTGGCCCGTTATGGGCTTTCACGGGCCTCCCCCGGGGACCGGGTTGCTCTCCGCGCGCTGgatcatctccccccccccccccccccgggtgtgAACTACTTGCTctggggaggaggcggggggggggggggggggggctggcggCTCCGGCGGCTCCGAACTCCCACCCCGCCCAGCTCGGGACCCCGGCGGGGGCAGGAAGACGGGGTGAAACCTTTAGAAAATGCTTTGCGAAACAATGCAAAAATGCGTCCTGATGAAAAAAGTCCTGTGGTCGGGTCTCTACAAAAAAAGGGGAAGTTCCGCCAGGAGGCGGCCGCGGggagggagccccccccccctccccgctccggGAAATGCATAGGTGGTCGTCGGCCGGGCCCGCGTGGGGGCGCCCGGACCCTCTCAGATCATCTTCATGGTGAACTTGCGCGCCCCCCCCTGGCCCGCGGCGGCGGCCGGCCCGTCCACCTTGCGGAAGGAGTACTCCACCGAGAAGTTGTTCTTATGCTGCCCGCGGCCGCGGCTCCACACGAACAGCAGCAGGAAGCAGAAGAGGACGACGCCCAGGAAGGTGATGCAGCCCATGGCGGTGGACACCAGGATGGTGGTGAGGTCCAGCGGGAAGCGCGCGGCCGCCTGCGTGTCGTTGCGGGCCTCGCCCGGGGTCCGGTTGGCGGCGGGCTCGGGCTGCACGGTCAGCGTGGCGAAGTAGGTGTCGTTGCCGCCCGCGTTGCTGGCCACGCACGTGTACGTGCCGCTGTCCTGCGGGCGCGCGCCGCGGATCTCCAGCGTGCCCCCCGGCAGCACGCGCGCGCGCCCGGCGCTGGCGGCGGTCACGGCGCGGTGGCGCGGCGTCACCCAGGCCACGGCGGGCGCGGGCTCGCCCTCGGCGCGGCACTGGAAGCGCACGTCGTCGCCCGCGGCGGCCGTGACGCGCTGCAGCCGCCGCTCGCGGATCTTGGGCTTGCGGCACACGAAGTACTCGAAGAGCACGGAGTCGGGCAGGTTGCGCAGCGCGTCGCCGCGCACCTCGGCGGGGGTGGCGCAGGCCGGGAGCCGCCCGTCGAAGTTGAGGGTCTTCCGGCGCTGCACGATCCAGAGCAGGCGACAGTCGCAGGCCAGCGGGTTCCCGTCCACGCGCAGCGTCTCCAGCGTGTTGACCGAGTGGAAGGTGCTCTCCTCCAGCGTGGACAGCAGGTTGTTGGAGAGGTTGAGCAGGCGGATCTGCCGCAGCCCCAGGAAGGCCTGCGGCTCCACCACGGCCAGCAGGGCGCCGGCCAGGTGCAGCTCGCGCAGGCGGACCAGGTCGCGGAAGGAGCCGCGCGGCACCGTGCTGATGGGGTTGTGGGACAGGTTGAGGCAGGTGAGGTGGGCCTGGTGGCGGAGCGCGGCCGCCGGCACGGCGGTGATGTTGGTGTGCGTGACGGACAGCGAGGTCAGGTTGAGGCCCTGCAGGCTGCCGGCGGCCACCTCCTCCAGCAGCGGCCAGTTGTCGATCTCCAGGTGCAGCAGGCCGGGCAGCCTGCGGAAGTTCTGGTCCTCCAGGGCGGCGATGGCCAGGTGGCGCAGCCGCAGGGCGCCCAGGCCCCGCAGGTGGCCCAGGGACTCGCCCGACAGCGCCGTGAGGTTGCAGCGCTCCAGGGTCAGCTCCTCGAGCGCCAGCAGCCCCGCGAAGGCCCGGCGCGAGATGAACACCAGGTGGTTGTCGCCCACCTCCAGCCGGCGGAGGCTGCGCAGGTCCTGGAAGGTGTAGTCCAGGAGGATGACCAGCTTGTTCTCGCTCAGGTCCAGCAGCGTGAGGTTGTCCAGGCGCGTGAAGACGCCGGGCGGGAGGAGCTTGAGCAGGTTGCCCCGGAGGCGCAGGACGCGCAGGCGCGGCAGGTTGGCGAAGGCGCCCGGCTCCACGTGCGCGATCACGTTCTCGCTCAGGTCCAGCTCCTCCAGCAGCGGCAGCGCGGCCAGGTCGCCCGGGTTCAGGCAGCGGATGCGGTTGCGGCTGAGCTCCAGCAGGCGCGTCTCGGCCGGGATGCCGTCGGGCACGGCGGTCAGCCGGCGCCGGGGACAGGCCACCGCGCGCGTCTGCGCCGTGCACTCGCAGCGGGCGGGGCAGCCGCCGGCCGGGGGCGGCGCCGCGGGCAGGAGCAGGAGCTGCAGGCTCAGGACGCACAGCCAGCAGGTCATGGTGCGGAGCCTGGGCCTAGGGCCGCGCCACCATCCTCGTGGGCACCTGAGGgttgcggcgggggggggggggggagcagcgTTAGCACGCGTGCGCAAGACGCGGTTCTCCGCCGCGGGGCCCGCAGTCCCGCTCCTGGGCGCGCCCCCAAAAACCTGTGCCCGCGGTACCCACCACAGCCAACAGCTGCAAACCagccaaatgcccatcaacagatgaacagaaacgTGCTCCGTCCACACGGAACGTCACTCGGTCCCCAGCAGGAGCGAggcgcccgcccccgccgccccgcggaCGGACCCCGAACACACGGCGCTCAGGGAGGCAACCGGACACGAGAGGCCACGCGGGGTGTGAGTCCGCGGgtgtgaaacgtccagaacaggctCATCCACGGACGGGAAGGGGGCTCCTGGGAgccgggggctggggagggggtgaggggtgacAGCGCACGGGGACGAGACTTCTTTTGGGGGTTATGGAATGTTCTGGATTTAGACGGTGCTGATGGTTGCACAGcgctgtgaatatactaaaagccgctgaaatgtatactttaaattttcttaatgtttgtttatttttgagagagaaagggagtgtaagcggggggagggcacagagagagagagggagacacagaatccgaagcaggctccaggctccgagctgtcagcacagagcccgcccgatgtggggcttgaactcaccaaccacgagttcatgacccgagcggaagtcagacacttaacggactgagccacccaggcgcccctgaaatgtatactttaaaagggcAAGTTTGTGTTCATGtgaattttatcataataaaaaataaattgcaagaggaaacatttattgaactgGAGAAGAACTTCACAAATCTAGGTTAAATTTTGGGGTACAGCCCCCCAGaacacttactgagtgcctactgtatacCAGTCTCCAAACACACTGATGAACAAGGCAGGTGTAGACCCCGACCTCCTGGGGTTCACATCCACCCTGTGGGGACACAGGTGGTCTAAATattcccccctgccctcccccccggAGGCCttaccagcccccccccccacccgtctTGCCCTTCCTCAGTTCCCTGTGTCTACACCGGTCCAACCAGCACATGAAATTACAGGTTAACACCCTGTTCGTTGTCTGCTCCCTGTGGATTGTAACCTCTCCAAGGCACTTGTCTTCATCACTTCCGGTTTCTCAGAGCCTAGACCCGGCACCTGCTTGATGACCTTCGGGGCTCACTCAACACAAGCAGCAAGACCAGAGA
This DNA window, taken from Panthera tigris isolate Pti1 chromosome A2, P.tigris_Pti1_mat1.1, whole genome shotgun sequence, encodes the following:
- the LINGO3 gene encoding leucine-rich repeat and immunoglobulin-like domain-containing nogo receptor-interacting protein 3, with the protein product MTCWLCVLSLQLLLLPAAPPPAGGCPARCECTAQTRAVACPRRRLTAVPDGIPAETRLLELSRNRIRCLNPGDLAALPLLEELDLSENVIAHVEPGAFANLPRLRVLRLRGNLLKLLPPGVFTRLDNLTLLDLSENKLVILLDYTFQDLRSLRRLEVGDNHLVFISRRAFAGLLALEELTLERCNLTALSGESLGHLRGLGALRLRHLAIAALEDQNFRRLPGLLHLEIDNWPLLEEVAAGSLQGLNLTSLSVTHTNITAVPAAALRHQAHLTCLNLSHNPISTVPRGSFRDLVRLRELHLAGALLAVVEPQAFLGLRQIRLLNLSNNLLSTLEESTFHSVNTLETLRVDGNPLACDCRLLWIVQRRKTLNFDGRLPACATPAEVRGDALRNLPDSVLFEYFVCRKPKIRERRLQRVTAAAGDDVRFQCRAEGEPAPAVAWVTPRHRAVTAASAGRARVLPGGTLEIRGARPQDSGTYTCVASNAGGNDTYFATLTVQPEPAANRTPGEARNDTQAAARFPLDLTTILVSTAMGCITFLGVVLFCFLLLFVWSRGRGQHKNNFSVEYSFRKVDGPAAAAGQGGARKFTMKMI
- the PEAK3 gene encoding protein PEAK3 isoform X1, which translates into the protein MARIRSWTFYSVHVTEAQGPSPCPEKLMGDIPACPMRTGVQRGQQTLPERATQRVKARQEDQDRPSCLGPCTPTNAMEPSWLPHVPARARPLESSSRPRTPPTLTFSMSSPPTLTETPAPDAPTWPTQPTYGNLGEVRAHLLPSKACRPPRKSGPPSADPQPLPPPLPKKTLSRTQSLPSHRAPSRSPAPERQPRRPFLGSHSVDERQADDGQARPACPLAEPPFSSLDTSLGLSWHDLNCLEDTRAVLEARQLEGLRTVHSRLEARLLGGHPGPCHPGHSFRLLDSSPYVESGDALYYRMVRVGDESWHLLAAKVSKSGAEEPRPWGLELQASLPPHFNLQGLCGLVPEGALPGVPWTGPVVLAAEVPERTLTQWLAEVGTRRRPAELAWAAALLLLQLSAALEQLEARGAALAELRPENLLLAAPRGCAAAGPPRLLLADFGRVHPQPPGAPGAHAPQLGRLLRTLLGLAAPSATPLADGLETLAARLARSRPSAAQTRGALRALLWGPGPELHRQGALLGPWLQVRRALLVLHLAERASGGELPGLEDWLCCEYLAEATEASLSHALALLWD
- the PEAK3 gene encoding protein PEAK3 isoform X2, coding for MGDIPACPMRTGVQRGQQTLPERATQRVKARQEDQDRPSCLGPCTPTNAMEPSWLPHVPARARPLESSSRPRTPPTLTFSMSSPPTLTETPAPDAPTWPTQPTYGNLGEVRAHLLPSKACRPPRKSGPPSADPQPLPPPLPKKTLSRTQSLPSHRAPSRSPAPERQPRRPFLGSHSVDERQADDGQARPACPLAEPPFSSLDTSLGLSWHDLNCLEDTRAVLEARQLEGLRTVHSRLEARLLGGHPGPCHPGHSFRLLDSSPYVESGDALYYRMVRVGDESWHLLAAKVSKSGAEEPRPWGLELQASLPPHFNLQGLCGLVPEGALPGVPWTGPVVLAAEVPERTLTQWLAEVGTRRRPAELAWAAALLLLQLSAALEQLEARGAALAELRPENLLLAAPRGCAAAGPPRLLLADFGRVHPQPPGAPGAHAPQLGRLLRTLLGLAAPSATPLADGLETLAARLARSRPSAAQTRGALRALLWGPGPELHRQGALLGPWLQVRRALLVLHLAERASGGELPGLEDWLCCEYLAEATEASLSHALALLWD